The Terriglobales bacterium genome contains a region encoding:
- the nusA gene encoding transcription termination factor NusA, which yields MASELYNTIDALSREKGIDPQIVVSAVEDAIVVATRKYYKTQENLCAELDKDTGQIRAFVVKQVVETPEQIEDPTNQITLEQARRLDPNAEAGGELRIPKATDVLGRIAAQLAKQVIFQKVREAERDTVYNEYISRVGEIVNATVKRVEGPDLIFDIGKAESRMPRKEQSRLESFASGERVRVVITRVEKASKGPQVVVSRAAPELVQHLFQTEVPEIYDGTVVIRAIAREAGERTKIAVMSKDKDVDAVGACVGMKGMRVQSIIRELRGEKIDIIEYHEDAVTFAEKALQPAKVSRVTVLDSGEKHLEVIVDDSQLSLAIGKKGQNVRLAAKLLGWKIDIKSEEEKRQEVEQQMSALLPPATTPLEKVEGLGEGLVEKLTAAGVTTVEALADMTPEQLEEIPGIGPKTVEKISIAVNNYFSSLEAGGATAEATPQEASGEAVAEAPAEGESAPPAEAAG from the coding sequence ATGGCGAGCGAGCTTTACAACACCATTGACGCACTCAGCCGCGAGAAGGGCATTGATCCGCAGATTGTGGTCAGCGCGGTGGAAGACGCAATTGTCGTCGCCACCCGCAAGTACTACAAGACGCAGGAAAACCTTTGCGCCGAGCTTGACAAGGACACGGGACAGATCCGCGCCTTCGTGGTCAAGCAGGTGGTGGAAACTCCGGAACAGATCGAGGACCCAACCAACCAGATCACCCTCGAGCAGGCCCGCCGTCTTGACCCGAACGCCGAGGCCGGAGGCGAGTTGCGCATTCCCAAGGCCACCGACGTCCTCGGTCGCATTGCCGCGCAGCTGGCCAAGCAGGTGATCTTTCAGAAAGTGCGCGAGGCGGAACGCGATACGGTTTACAACGAGTACATCTCCCGTGTCGGCGAGATCGTCAACGCCACCGTCAAGCGCGTCGAAGGACCGGACCTGATTTTCGACATCGGCAAGGCGGAATCGCGCATGCCGCGTAAGGAACAATCGCGCCTGGAATCTTTTGCCTCCGGCGAGCGGGTGCGCGTCGTCATTACCCGCGTTGAGAAAGCCTCCAAGGGACCGCAGGTGGTGGTTTCCCGTGCCGCGCCCGAACTGGTGCAGCACCTCTTCCAGACCGAGGTGCCGGAAATTTATGACGGCACGGTGGTCATTCGCGCCATTGCCCGCGAAGCCGGCGAGCGCACCAAGATCGCGGTCATGTCCAAGGACAAGGACGTGGATGCCGTCGGCGCCTGTGTCGGCATGAAGGGCATGCGCGTGCAGTCCATCATCCGCGAGCTGCGCGGCGAAAAGATCGACATCATCGAGTACCACGAAGATGCGGTTACCTTCGCGGAAAAGGCGCTACAGCCGGCCAAGGTCAGCCGCGTCACCGTGCTTGATTCCGGCGAGAAGCACCTTGAGGTCATCGTCGACGACAGCCAACTCTCGCTGGCCATCGGCAAGAAGGGGCAGAACGTCCGCCTTGCCGCCAAGCTGCTGGGCTGGAAGATCGACATCAAGAGCGAGGAAGAGAAGCGGCAGGAGGTGGAGCAGCAGATGTCGGCGCTGCTGCCGCCGGCCACCACGCCGCTGGAGAAGGTCGAGGGCCTGGGCGAGGGCCTGGTGGAGAAGCTCACCGCCGCGGGCGTGACCACGGTCGAGGCCCTGGCCGATATGACGCCGGAGCAGCTCGAGGAGATCCCCGGCATCGGCCCGAAGACAGTGGAAAAAATCAGTATCGCGGTCAATAATTACTTCTCCAGCCTGGAAGCAGGCGGAGCAACGGCCGAAGCAACTCCCCAGGAAGCCTCCGGAGAAGCGGTCGCGGAAGCGCCGGCCGAGGGCGAGAGTGCGCCCCCGGCGGAAGCGGCGGGGG
- the rimP gene encoding ribosome maturation factor RimP, which yields MAADLEHVRQIAERVTASQGLELVDLEFRGGGKARLLRLFIDKPGGVTHEDCAFVSRELGTILDVEDAIPGGSYTLEVSSPGLDRKLVKAADYERFAGNRVRVSTREPVEGNRHFDGRLQGLRDGRVAVEVSSKKLPARIVEIELGNIDKANLVPEF from the coding sequence ATGGCGGCGGATCTGGAGCACGTGCGGCAAATCGCGGAACGGGTCACTGCATCCCAGGGTCTTGAATTAGTCGATCTCGAGTTCCGCGGCGGCGGCAAGGCCCGGCTGCTTCGGCTCTTCATTGACAAACCCGGCGGCGTCACCCACGAGGACTGTGCCTTCGTCAGTCGCGAGTTGGGGACCATCCTGGATGTCGAGGACGCCATCCCGGGTGGTTCGTACACGCTTGAGGTTTCTTCGCCGGGGCTGGATCGCAAGCTGGTGAAGGCTGCGGACTATGAGCGCTTCGCCGGCAATCGGGTGCGTGTCAGCACTCGCGAGCCGGTGGAGGGCAACCGGCACTTCGACGGCCGGTTGCAGGGACTCCGCGATGGCCGCGTAGCGGTGGAAGTCAGCAGCAAGAAATTGCCGGCGCGGATCGTTGAGATCGAACTGGGCAACATCGACAAGGCAAACCTGGTTCCTGAATTTTGA